In Molothrus aeneus isolate 106 chromosome 3, BPBGC_Maene_1.0, whole genome shotgun sequence, a single genomic region encodes these proteins:
- the MYCN gene encoding N-myc proto-oncogene protein isoform X1, which yields MPGMVSKNPDLEFDSLQPCFYPDEDDFYLCGPDSAPPGEDIWKKFELLPTPPLSPSRAGLQEHPPGGGPVPWGGAALWGCRPTDPVDWASELLLLPPEADLWGGMDGGDFFETGPGVTNNLNSIIIQDCMWSGFSAREKLERAVSEKLQSKAPAAPPPPPGAADSPASARAELGGAVPECVDPAVVFPFPVNKREAPTAGGGAARGGRPPRPAGDSRASSSSSSSGDDTLSDSEDDEDEEEEDEEEEIDVVTVEKRRSSTNKSVTTLTITVRPKNTTFSSVRTQQNGLILKRCAPIHQQHNYAAPSPFVETEESPPQKKLKVEVPRPVKPTIQPKLKSSSPRNSDSEDSERRRNHNILERQRRNDLRSSFLTLRDHVPELVQNEKAAKVVILKKATEYVHSLQAEEQKLLLEKEKLQARQEQLLKKIDYKRTC from the exons ATGCCAGGAATGGTCAGTAAAAACCCAGACCTCGAGTTTGACTCTTTGCAGCCTTGTTTCTACCCGGACGAAGATGACTTTTATTTATGCGGGCCGGACTCCGCTCCCCCGGGCGAGGACATCTGGAAAAAGTTTGAGCTGCTGCCCACCCCTCCTCTGTCTCccagccgggccgggctccAAGAGCACCCTCCGGGAGGGGGCCCGGTGCCGTGGGGAGGAGCGGCTCTCTGGGGCTGCCGCCCCACCGACCCCGTGGACTGGGCAtcggagctgctgctgctgccgcccgaGGCCGACCTGTGGGGCGGCATGGACGGAGGGGACTTCTTCGAGACGGGCCCCGGCGTGACGAACAATCTCAACTCCATCATCATCCAGGACTGCATGTGGAGCGGCTTCTCGGCGCGCGAGAAGCTGGAGCGGGCGGTCAGCGAGAAGCTGCAGAGCAAggcgcccgccgcgccgccgccgcccccgggggCCGCGGACAGCCCCGCCAGCGCCCGCGCGGAGCTGGGCGGCGCCGTGCCCGAGTGCGTGGACCCGGCCGTGGTCTTCCCCTTCCCCGTCAACAAGCGGGAGGCGCCGACGGCGGGCGGAGGGGCTGCGCGGGGCGGCCGCCCGCCGCGTCCCGCCGGGGACAGCCGggcgagcagcagcagcagctcctccggGGACGACACGCTCAGCGACTCGG aagatgatgaagatgaggaggaagaggatgaagaagaagaaatagatGTTGTTACAGTGGAGAAAAGACGCTCCTCTACCAACAAGTCTGTTACCACCCTTACTATTACAGTGCGTCCTAAGAATACCACTTTTTCATCAGTCAGGACACAGCAGAATGGACTGATATTAAAGCGTTGTGCCCCAATTCACCAGCAGCATAATTATGCCGCTCCTTCTCCATTCGTGGAGACTGAAGAGTCTCCACCACAGAAGAAGTTGAAAGTTGAGGTGCCCCGTCCAGTAAAACCCACAATCCAACCAAAGCTTAAGAGTTCAAGTCCTCGAAACTCTGATTCAGAGGACAGTGAACGTCGACGCAACCATAATATCCTGGAGCGTCAACGACGTAATGATCTACGGTCAAGTTTCCTCACTTTAAGGGACCATGTTCCAGAACTGGTTCAAAATGAGAAAGCTGCAAAAGTTGTGATCTTGAAAAAAGCCACTGAGTATGTTCATTCTCttcaggcagaggagcagaagttactgctagaaaaggaaaaattgcaaGCCAGACAAGAACAATTACTAAAGAAAATAGATTACAAGCGGACTtgctaa
- the MYCN gene encoding N-myc proto-oncogene protein isoform X2, with protein MPGMVSKNPDLEFDSLQPCFYPDEDDFYLCGPDSAPPGEDIWKKFELLPTPPLSPSRAGLQEHPPGGGPVPWGGAALWGCRPTDPVDWASELLLLPPEADLWGGMDGGDFFETGPGVTNNLNSIIIQDCMWSGFSAREKLERAVSEKLQSKAPAAPPPPPGAADSPASARAELGGAVPECVDPAVVFPFPVNKREAPTAGGGAARGGRPPRPAGDSRASSSSSSSGDDTLSDSDDEDEEEEDEEEEIDVVTVEKRRSSTNKSVTTLTITVRPKNTTFSSVRTQQNGLILKRCAPIHQQHNYAAPSPFVETEESPPQKKLKVEVPRPVKPTIQPKLKSSSPRNSDSEDSERRRNHNILERQRRNDLRSSFLTLRDHVPELVQNEKAAKVVILKKATEYVHSLQAEEQKLLLEKEKLQARQEQLLKKIDYKRTC; from the exons ATGCCAGGAATGGTCAGTAAAAACCCAGACCTCGAGTTTGACTCTTTGCAGCCTTGTTTCTACCCGGACGAAGATGACTTTTATTTATGCGGGCCGGACTCCGCTCCCCCGGGCGAGGACATCTGGAAAAAGTTTGAGCTGCTGCCCACCCCTCCTCTGTCTCccagccgggccgggctccAAGAGCACCCTCCGGGAGGGGGCCCGGTGCCGTGGGGAGGAGCGGCTCTCTGGGGCTGCCGCCCCACCGACCCCGTGGACTGGGCAtcggagctgctgctgctgccgcccgaGGCCGACCTGTGGGGCGGCATGGACGGAGGGGACTTCTTCGAGACGGGCCCCGGCGTGACGAACAATCTCAACTCCATCATCATCCAGGACTGCATGTGGAGCGGCTTCTCGGCGCGCGAGAAGCTGGAGCGGGCGGTCAGCGAGAAGCTGCAGAGCAAggcgcccgccgcgccgccgccgcccccgggggCCGCGGACAGCCCCGCCAGCGCCCGCGCGGAGCTGGGCGGCGCCGTGCCCGAGTGCGTGGACCCGGCCGTGGTCTTCCCCTTCCCCGTCAACAAGCGGGAGGCGCCGACGGCGGGCGGAGGGGCTGCGCGGGGCGGCCGCCCGCCGCGTCCCGCCGGGGACAGCCGggcgagcagcagcagcagctcctccggGGACGACACGCTCAGCGACTCGG atgatgaagatgaggaggaagaggatgaagaagaagaaatagatGTTGTTACAGTGGAGAAAAGACGCTCCTCTACCAACAAGTCTGTTACCACCCTTACTATTACAGTGCGTCCTAAGAATACCACTTTTTCATCAGTCAGGACACAGCAGAATGGACTGATATTAAAGCGTTGTGCCCCAATTCACCAGCAGCATAATTATGCCGCTCCTTCTCCATTCGTGGAGACTGAAGAGTCTCCACCACAGAAGAAGTTGAAAGTTGAGGTGCCCCGTCCAGTAAAACCCACAATCCAACCAAAGCTTAAGAGTTCAAGTCCTCGAAACTCTGATTCAGAGGACAGTGAACGTCGACGCAACCATAATATCCTGGAGCGTCAACGACGTAATGATCTACGGTCAAGTTTCCTCACTTTAAGGGACCATGTTCCAGAACTGGTTCAAAATGAGAAAGCTGCAAAAGTTGTGATCTTGAAAAAAGCCACTGAGTATGTTCATTCTCttcaggcagaggagcagaagttactgctagaaaaggaaaaattgcaaGCCAGACAAGAACAATTACTAAAGAAAATAGATTACAAGCGGACTtgctaa